A single genomic interval of Seriola aureovittata isolate HTS-2021-v1 ecotype China chromosome 10, ASM2101889v1, whole genome shotgun sequence harbors:
- the LOC130176363 gene encoding uncharacterized protein LOC130176363 gives MACFAATLGVIILSGFINLLSAASKDTCDLSAAVGQSLTLPLGYEGLVNTHVLKWTHNNTLIFYRQQGKVSVGKTEDISPSGSLLLKNLQFSSAGIYQADVLHPNGTLAKTWSGRLCVMDKAPKPQLTYVCDFKTRAVNLNCIVAKPQGLVFSWTLDEKTLTSETRQTLSISLEQLKGERSFTCSVANKVSKERSDTVRPACKSPTPSPPSPPPSLCFKSKTVVAVAAGGVSLILLLLIIIIVLCCCHRRDKTQMRLREKGELRMLSLTKREPDSTSPVYETMHPSEDSPPPSPKHSQRACYQNVSEPEAQMVNRPLQLPTAAEEQKPSPVPKPRTKNPQTSNI, from the coding sequence ACTTGGAGTCATCATTCTGTCAGGATTCATCAACCTGCTCTCAGCAGCAAGCAAAGACACCTGTGACCTCTCCGCTGCTGTTGGACAGAGTCTGACTCTGCCTCTGGGCTATGAAGGGCTGGTAAACACACATGTGCTGAAATGGACTCACAATAACACACTCATCTTTTACAGACAGCAAGGCAAAGTGTCTGTtggaaagacagaggacatTTCTCCATCCGGATCTCTTCTGTTGAAGAACCTACAATTCTCCAGTGCAGGCATTTACCAGGCAGATGTGCTGCATCCAAATGGTACTTTAGCTAAAACATGGAGTGGTCGTCTGTGTGTGATGGACAAGGCGCCAAAACCTCAACTCACTTACGTCTGTGACTTCAAGACTCGTGCTGTTAATCTAAATTGCATCGTGGCCAAACCTCAGGGTTTGGTGTTCTCGTGGACACTTGATGAAAAGACATTAACAAGCGAAACCAGACAAACATTGAGCATATCATTGGAGCAATTAAAAGGGGAGAGGAGCTTCACATGTAGCGTGGCAAACAAAGTCAGCAAGGAGAGGAGTGACACTGTTCGACCAGCCTGTAAGAGTCCAACACcgtcaccaccatcaccaccaccttcGCTCTGTTTTAAATCCAAAACTGTTGTGGCAGTGGCAGCAGGAGGAGTAAGTCTGATTCTGCTTTTGCTCATCATTATCATCGTATTATGTTGCTGCCACAGACGCGACAAAACCCAAATGAGACTCCGAGAAAAAGGGGAACTCAGAATGCTTTCTCTGACCAAGCGAGAGCCCGACTCCACCAGCCCAGTGTATGAGACGATGCACCCGAGTGAGGACTCTCCGCCCCCGAGCCCCAAGCATTCGCAGAGAGCCTGTTACCAGAATGTTTCTGAGCCTGAAGCTCAGATGGTAAACAGGCCTTTACAGTTACCCACAGCTGCTGAGGAACAAAAACCTTCACCTGTGCCAAAGCCGAGGACGAAGAATCCCCAGACATCAAATATCTGA